DNA sequence from the Actinomycetes bacterium genome:
TGCCGGCCGACCGGACGTGGCCGCACTGGGCGCCGCACTGGCGGAGGGCAACCCGGCGCCCTACTCGGCGGTGGTGCGGTTGCCCGGGCACGGCGTCGAGGTGGCAAGTGCGTCGCCGGAGCGTTTCCTCGCCCGCAACGGCGACCGGGTGTGGTCCTCACCCATCAAGGGCACCTCGGCCACGGCGGACGGATTCCTCGACAAGGACCGTGCCGAGAACGTGATGATCGTGGACCTGGTTCGCAACGACCTGGGCCGCGTGTGCGAATGGGGAACCGTCGAGGTGCCGTCGCTGCTGGCGGTCGAGCCGCACCCCGGGCTGTTCCACCTCGTCTCGACCGTGCGGGGCTCGTTGCGGCCCGGCCTGGGCTGGGCCGACGCGATCGACGCAACATTCCCGCCGGGCTCGGTGACGGGCGCCCCGAAGATCGCAGCACTCGAGTCGATCGCCCGCCTCGAGCCCGACCCTCGCGGCGTCTACTGCGGTGCGATCGGCTGGGTCGACGCCGACCGTCAGGAGGGCGACCTCAACGTGGCGATCCGCACGTTCTGGATCGAGGACGACGAAATCAACTTCGGCACCGGCGGCGCGATCACCTGGGATTCGGTACCCGAGGGCGAGTGGGCCGAGACAGAGCTGAAGGCGGCCAACCTGCTGTCGGTCGCAGAGGGCGCAGGGTCCGCGGCGACAGCCTCACAGCGCGCAAGCGGCGCCGTCGGGCAGGATGTGCTGCGATGAGCCAGCCCAACCAGCCTGTGGTCTGGATAGACGGCGCGCTGCGCGAGCCGCATGCGGGGCTGCACTGGTCCGACCACGGCATCACCGTGGGCGATGGTGTGTTCGAGACCATCAAGTTGGTCGGCAACCGGCCTTTCGCCCTCGAGCCACACCTCGACCGTCTGGCCCATTCGGCCGGTGGGCTGGGCCTCGGGGTGCCGTCACGCAAAGACCTGGATGTGGCGATCGCCGAAGTGGCCGCAGCCTGGGCGGAATCGGCCGGCCCGTCCACACTCGGCCGGCTCAGGATCACGGTCACCGGCGGCCCCGGCCCGATGGGTTCTGACCGAGGCGACGGCGGCCCCACCCTGATGGTGACCGCCGGCGACATGGAGCTGAGACGCACCCCGGCCGCAGTGGTCGTGGTGCCCTGGACCCGAAACGAGCAGGGCGCGGTGGCAGGTCTCAAGACCACGAGCTATGCGGAGAACGTGGTGGCGCTCGCCCGCGCCAAGCGTGACGGGGCCGAGGAGGCGATATTCGCCAACACACGTGGCGAGTTGTGTGAAGGAACGGGCGCCAACGTGTTCGTGGGCGTCGACGGCGCGCTGGTGACCCCACCACTCGACTCCGGATGCCTTGCGGGCGTGACGCGGGCACTGGTGATCGAGGCGCTGGCCGGATCCGGGGTGATCGTGCAGGAGCGTCCACTGCCGGTCGCTGCTCTGGCAGACGGTGAAGAGGCGTTTCTCACCTCCACCGGCCGTGAGGTACAGCCGGTGGGCAGTGTGGATGGCGACGCGTTGCCCGCAGCGCCGGGGCCGTTGACCCTCGCGGCCCAGTCGGCCTGGGACGATCGGTACGCCTGAACCAGCGCGAGTCGCTTTGTTGGTGCTGAATCACGCCTGACGTGATTCAGCACCAACAAAGCGCCGGACTGACAACCCTCAGGCGGGGCGGACGTGGATCACGTCGCCCACCACCACCCGGTGGATCTCTGAGTTCTCCCCCGCCTCGACGAGTAGCGCACCATCGGCGTCGAGTCCGACTGCGCGCCCTTCCACTTCGCCGTGGGGCAGGTGCACCTCGACATCGCGGCCGATCGTGGCCGAGTGACTCTTCGCCTCCGCCACGACTGCAGCCGCACCGTCCTCGTCGTCGAGCAGTTCCATCCGCCGGGCGAAGCCTCCGAGCAGTGCGACGGCGAGATCCTCGCGGTCGACCTCGCGGTCAACGTGGATGTCGAGCGACGTGGCGATGCCGACGAGCGAGTCGTGGATCTGACCCCAGTTGCAGTTGAGTCCGATGCCCACCGCAAGGGCCACCTGCCCGGTGTCGAGCGGTGTGGCTTCAGCGAGGACACCGCCCACCTTGAGATCGCGTCCATCGTCGCCGGCGCCGACTGAGACGATGTCGTTGGGCCACTTGATGTGGGCCTCGAAGCTGAGCTCGGAGTCCAGCGCCTCCACCGCGGCGAGCGACATAGCGGTCAGCACGAGCCCGCGGCGGTCGGGGTCGATTGCCTGGGTGGTACCGGCAGTCATCAGCAGCGAGGAGCCCGCGGGTGCCTCCCACGTGCGGTCGAGGCGTCCGCGCCCTGCAGTCTGGTGGTCTGCGACGAGTGCCACGTCAATGCAGTCCCGGGGCCGCTCGATCGCTGCATCAGCAAGGAATTCGGCCACGTCGAGGTTGGTGGAGCCGGTCTCGGAGACCCAACGGAGATCGGAGAATCGGGTGTCGGCAAGTGCTGCTTTGGCGCGGGTGAAGCTCATGAGGCGAAGATAGGGCGTGTTTTCGAAGGTTTTGATCGCAAACCGCGGTGAGATCGCTGTCCGGGTGATCCGGGCATGCCGG
Encoded proteins:
- a CDS encoding 4-amino-4-deoxychorismate lyase, translating into MSQPNQPVVWIDGALREPHAGLHWSDHGITVGDGVFETIKLVGNRPFALEPHLDRLAHSAGGLGLGVPSRKDLDVAIAEVAAAWAESAGPSTLGRLRITVTGGPGPMGSDRGDGGPTLMVTAGDMELRRTPAAVVVVPWTRNEQGAVAGLKTTSYAENVVALARAKRDGAEEAIFANTRGELCEGTGANVFVGVDGALVTPPLDSGCLAGVTRALVIEALAGSGVIVQERPLPVAALADGEEAFLTSTGREVQPVGSVDGDALPAAPGPLTLAAQSAWDDRYA
- a CDS encoding anthranilate synthase component I family protein, whose protein sequence is MVTRRNGSSLHPGEAGALAVVGGRLCTDLQEVTSDLSALDSTGFWAVVIPFEGDPVCARFATVRPARPWPGRPWVGPAAGSWSSSLDRDGFTAAVSTIRSEIAAGDVYQVNLTRRLRAPLASAGAHGAAGRPDVAALGAALAEGNPAPYSAVVRLPGHGVEVASASPERFLARNGDRVWSSPIKGTSATADGFLDKDRAENVMIVDLVRNDLGRVCEWGTVEVPSLLAVEPHPGLFHLVSTVRGSLRPGLGWADAIDATFPPGSVTGAPKIAALESIARLEPDPRGVYCGAIGWVDADRQEGDLNVAIRTFWIEDDEINFGTGGAITWDSVPEGEWAETELKAANLLSVAEGAGSAATASQRASGAVGQDVLR
- a CDS encoding biotin--[acetyl-CoA-carboxylase] ligase is translated as MSFTRAKAALADTRFSDLRWVSETGSTNLDVAEFLADAAIERPRDCIDVALVADHQTAGRGRLDRTWEAPAGSSLLMTAGTTQAIDPDRRGLVLTAMSLAAVEALDSELSFEAHIKWPNDIVSVGAGDDGRDLKVGGVLAEATPLDTGQVALAVGIGLNCNWGQIHDSLVGIATSLDIHVDREVDREDLAVALLGGFARRMELLDDEDGAAAVVAEAKSHSATIGRDVEVHLPHGEVEGRAVGLDADGALLVEAGENSEIHRVVVGDVIHVRPA